The following are encoded together in the Natronincola ferrireducens genome:
- the murD gene encoding UDP-N-acetylmuramoyl-L-alanine--D-glutamate ligase gives MNLKNKRVLVIGLAVTGVPLVRTLVKLGAHVIVNDIRSEEVLTDSLKGLTDFKYDAILGKHPVDLNELGQLDLVVVSPGIPLDIPFIRKIQEANLEIIGEIELAYRLNRAPIVAITGTNGKTTTTALTGEIFKNASRNTFVVGNIGIAAISKALETTDKDTMVMEVSSFQLESTVDFKPKVAAILNLTPDHLNRHKTMDNYRDVKFNIFKNQDTNDYAVINYDDISCREASKNLQAKKVYFSRKEKLNEGVFVEDQHVVVLLAGKKQQVIHIDAIKIPGKHNLENALAATAMAFVMGVDIKVIKTSLESFKGVEHRIEHVEKIDGIDFINDSKATNTDAAIKAVEAVRPPILLLAGGMDKESEFQDFIQAFDNKVKELFVYGETAEKIYHTAKKLGFEKVMIVEDLQDAVNNAYNIAEEGDSILLSPACASWDMYKNFEERGNHFKEIVRNLRRS, from the coding sequence ATGAATTTAAAAAATAAAAGAGTTTTGGTTATAGGACTAGCTGTAACTGGCGTACCATTAGTAAGGACCTTAGTAAAGTTAGGAGCCCATGTAATTGTTAATGACATAAGATCAGAAGAAGTACTGACAGATAGTCTTAAAGGGTTAACAGATTTTAAATATGATGCTATCCTAGGTAAACATCCTGTTGATCTTAATGAATTAGGTCAATTAGATTTAGTGGTGGTATCTCCAGGGATACCATTAGATATACCTTTTATTAGAAAAATTCAGGAGGCAAATCTTGAAATAATAGGAGAAATCGAGTTAGCCTACCGTCTAAACAGGGCTCCTATTGTTGCTATTACTGGAACCAATGGTAAAACCACCACTACAGCCTTGACAGGAGAGATTTTTAAAAATGCCAGTAGGAACACCTTTGTAGTAGGAAACATAGGTATAGCAGCTATTTCTAAAGCATTAGAAACCACTGATAAAGATACTATGGTGATGGAGGTTAGTAGCTTTCAGTTGGAAAGCACTGTAGATTTCAAACCAAAGGTAGCGGCCATATTAAATTTAACACCTGATCACTTAAATCGTCATAAAACCATGGATAATTATAGAGATGTTAAGTTCAATATCTTTAAAAATCAAGATACTAATGATTATGCTGTTATTAACTATGATGATATAAGCTGTAGAGAAGCTAGTAAAAATTTACAGGCTAAAAAAGTATATTTCAGCAGAAAAGAAAAACTTAATGAGGGAGTTTTTGTGGAAGACCAGCATGTTGTGGTTTTGCTAGCAGGTAAAAAGCAGCAGGTTATACATATAGATGCTATAAAAATACCTGGGAAACATAACTTAGAGAATGCATTGGCTGCCACAGCTATGGCTTTTGTCATGGGAGTAGATATTAAAGTAATTAAAACCTCTTTAGAAAGCTTTAAAGGGGTTGAACATCGTATTGAGCATGTAGAAAAAATAGATGGCATTGATTTTATCAACGATTCAAAAGCTACTAATACCGATGCCGCAATTAAAGCAGTAGAAGCGGTTAGACCTCCTATTCTTTTATTAGCTGGAGGGATGGATAAGGAAAGTGAATTTCAAGATTTTATTCAAGCCTTTGATAATAAAGTAAAAGAGTTATTTGTTTATGGAGAAACAGCAGAAAAAATTTATCATACTGCAAAAAAATTAGGATTTGAAAAAGTAATGATAGTAGAGGATTTACAAGATGCAGTGAACAATGCATATAATATAGCAGAGGAAGGTGATTCTATCCTGCTATCTCCAGCCTGTGCCAGCTGGGATATGTATAAAAATTTTGAAGAAAGAGGTAATCATTTCAAAGAAATTGTAAGGAATCTAAGGAGGTCTTAA
- the spoVE gene encoding stage V sporulation protein E encodes MGKKNPYDFTVIITVAMLVATGIIMVFSSSFSYAMVVLGDGYYFLKRIMIWAVIGTFSMYFCAKVNYWTWKKYANIMLLGSIILLILVLTPLGKEVNGAQRWIGVGSITVMPSEIAKFTAIVFVATSLTRKREDLQKFFQGVVPYLLLAGMFFGFIYAQPDFSTAFVVVIIIISMVFVGGMKLSHFVGLVGAGSVALASMIGYIFIAGKGYKAKRITAFLDPWADPTDSGFQAVQSLLALGSGGIFGRGLGRSVQKHFYLPEPQNDFIFAIIGEELGFIGGVMIILLFMILIWRGIRIAVNAPDFFACLMATGITTMVIVQVVINIAVATSSMPVTGMPLPFISFGGNALVIFMASMGILLNISKHTNMNRS; translated from the coding sequence ATGGGAAAAAAAAATCCCTATGACTTCACAGTTATTATTACTGTAGCTATGCTGGTGGCTACCGGTATTATTATGGTATTTAGTTCCAGCTTTTCCTATGCTATGGTAGTACTGGGGGATGGATATTACTTTTTAAAAAGAATTATGATTTGGGCAGTTATTGGAACCTTTTCTATGTACTTTTGTGCTAAGGTAAACTATTGGACATGGAAAAAATATGCAAATATCATGTTGTTAGGCAGTATCATTTTATTAATATTAGTCTTGACGCCTCTAGGTAAAGAAGTAAATGGTGCCCAAAGATGGATTGGAGTAGGGTCCATTACTGTTATGCCCTCAGAAATTGCAAAATTTACTGCTATTGTTTTTGTAGCAACTAGTCTTACTAGAAAGAGGGAGGATTTACAGAAATTTTTCCAAGGGGTAGTTCCCTATTTATTGTTGGCAGGGATGTTTTTTGGTTTTATTTATGCACAACCAGATTTTAGCACAGCATTTGTAGTGGTTATAATTATTATTTCTATGGTTTTTGTAGGAGGAATGAAGCTTTCACATTTTGTTGGATTAGTTGGAGCTGGATCGGTTGCTCTGGCCTCCATGATAGGCTATATATTTATTGCTGGCAAGGGATATAAAGCCAAGAGAATTACAGCTTTTTTAGACCCATGGGCAGATCCTACTGATAGTGGATTCCAAGCTGTACAATCTTTACTGGCCTTAGGATCTGGAGGAATTTTTGGTAGAGGACTGGGACGAAGCGTACAAAAACACTTTTATCTCCCAGAGCCTCAAAATGATTTTATTTTTGCAATAATAGGAGAAGAACTAGGGTTTATCGGTGGTGTTATGATAATACTACTTTTTATGATATTAATTTGGCGGGGAATTCGTATTGCTGTTAATGCACCAGATTTTTTTGCCTGTTTAATGGCAACGGGAATTACAACAATGGTGATTGTTCAAGTAGTAATCAATATTGCAGTGGCTACTTCATCTATGCCAGTTACTGGTATGCCTCTACCCTTCATCAGCTTTGGAGGGAATGCCCTAGTCATATTTATGGCTTCAATGGGTATCTTATTAAATATCTCAAAACATACAAACATGAACAGGAGCTGA
- the murG gene encoding undecaprenyldiphospho-muramoylpentapeptide beta-N-acetylglucosaminyltransferase codes for MRVIISGGGTGGHIYPAIAIANKIKEINPNSNILFIGTEKGLESDIVPKAGYDFKTITVSYLRRKISFHNVKSAGMLLKGLWQARSIIKDFKPDIVIGTGGFVCGPVVYMAAKMRIKTIIHEQNVFPGITNKILGNYVDKIAISFEEARKYFKQKEKLIVTGNPVRQEFFKVSTKEADLKYKSQQNKPLVLIVGGSGGSASINKTVTHMLMKYSKNPFEILLVTGKSHYTEVRNNLLQHKEVFEHNRIMEYINDMPHALKACDLIICSAGAITITEINAVGKPSILIPKAYTAENHQEYNARALEARGAAIVIREQELNGDDLYNNINKLLNDKEKLNTMKKASLDASKAQATDVIYNEIKNLIKN; via the coding sequence ATGAGAGTAATTATAAGTGGTGGGGGAACTGGAGGTCATATTTATCCTGCTATTGCTATAGCAAATAAAATAAAAGAAATTAATCCAAACTCCAATATCTTGTTTATAGGTACAGAAAAGGGATTGGAGAGTGATATTGTACCAAAGGCAGGATATGATTTCAAAACCATAACCGTTAGTTATTTAAGAAGAAAAATATCTTTTCATAATGTTAAAAGTGCTGGAATGCTTTTAAAGGGTTTATGGCAGGCAAGAAGCATTATTAAAGATTTTAAGCCAGACATTGTTATAGGTACGGGGGGATTTGTCTGTGGACCTGTAGTTTATATGGCAGCAAAAATGAGGATAAAAACCATTATTCACGAACAAAATGTTTTTCCAGGTATCACAAATAAAATTTTAGGCAATTATGTGGATAAAATTGCTATTAGCTTTGAAGAAGCAAGGAAATATTTCAAACAAAAGGAAAAATTAATTGTCACAGGCAATCCAGTAAGACAAGAATTTTTTAAGGTTTCAACTAAAGAGGCGGACTTAAAATATAAGTCCCAACAAAATAAACCTCTAGTGCTAATTGTAGGGGGTAGTGGAGGATCAGCTAGTATTAACAAAACTGTTACCCATATGTTAATGAAGTATTCTAAAAATCCTTTCGAAATTTTATTGGTTACGGGAAAAAGCCATTACACAGAAGTAAGAAATAACCTCTTACAGCACAAGGAAGTCTTTGAACATAATCGTATTATGGAATATATCAATGATATGCCCCATGCTTTAAAGGCTTGTGACTTAATAATTTGTAGTGCTGGTGCTATTACCATTACGGAAATTAATGCTGTAGGAAAGCCATCTATTTTAATACCCAAAGCCTATACTGCTGAAAATCATCAAGAATATAATGCTAGGGCTTTAGAAGCTAGGGGAGCTGCTATTGTTATAAGAGAACAGGAGCTTAACGGGGATGATCTGTATAATAATATAAACAAATTATTAAATGATAAGGAAAAATTAAACACTATGAAGAAGGCCAGTTTAGATGCTTCTAAAGCTCAGGCTACTGATGTGATTTATAATGAAATTAAAAACTTAATAAAGAATTAA
- the murA gene encoding UDP-N-acetylglucosamine 1-carboxyvinyltransferase: protein MRKLVVHGGYKLQGELKVSGAKNSVLPILAATVLNGGLNVIGNIPKLSDVDVMVKILRAVGCEVKRENGTVIVDSSKLNNHRIPEELVREMRSSIVVLGAMLSRCSETIVSYPGGCEIGPRPIDLHLKSLRELGAIIEEKHGFLICKAQKLKGCEIQLDFPSVGATENIMLAATCAEGVTVIRNAAREPEIKDLEDFINKMGGKISGAGSATIKIQGVKNLHEVEHTIIPDRIVAGTYLAAAAITKGEILLKNVVPEHLQSAIYKLKECGCRVLYTNDSIKLVAPSRLHAIESIKTMPYPGFPTDMQSQIMSLMTVSDGISIITENIFENRYKHAYELIRMGANIKIDGRVAIIKGVPKLTGANVTANDLRGGAALILAGLVAEGTTIIENTKHIERGYDNIEEALKSVGAKIQRL, encoded by the coding sequence GTGAGAAAATTAGTAGTGCATGGAGGATATAAGCTTCAAGGTGAATTAAAGGTCAGTGGTGCAAAAAATTCTGTGTTACCTATATTAGCAGCTACTGTATTAAACGGAGGATTGAATGTTATTGGCAATATTCCAAAACTATCAGATGTAGATGTTATGGTGAAAATTTTGCGGGCAGTAGGGTGTGAAGTAAAAAGGGAAAATGGCACTGTTATTGTAGATTCTAGCAAGTTAAACAATCATAGAATTCCGGAGGAATTAGTAAGGGAGATGCGTTCCTCCATTGTAGTTTTAGGGGCTATGTTGAGTAGATGTAGTGAAACAATTGTTAGTTATCCAGGAGGCTGTGAAATTGGACCAAGGCCTATAGATTTACATTTAAAATCTTTACGGGAACTGGGAGCCATTATTGAAGAAAAGCATGGGTTTTTGATATGTAAAGCCCAAAAGCTAAAGGGTTGCGAAATACAATTGGATTTTCCGAGCGTAGGTGCTACTGAAAATATTATGTTAGCAGCAACCTGTGCTGAGGGAGTGACGGTTATTAGAAATGCTGCAAGAGAACCAGAAATTAAAGATCTTGAAGATTTTATTAACAAAATGGGAGGGAAAATTTCTGGAGCGGGAAGTGCTACAATTAAGATTCAAGGGGTGAAAAACCTTCATGAGGTGGAACACACCATTATTCCTGACAGAATTGTAGCAGGAACCTACTTAGCAGCTGCAGCTATTACAAAGGGAGAAATTTTACTGAAGAATGTGGTTCCAGAACATCTACAGTCGGCTATATATAAATTAAAGGAATGTGGTTGTAGGGTATTATATACCAATGACAGTATAAAATTGGTAGCACCAAGCAGATTACATGCTATAGAATCTATTAAGACTATGCCTTATCCGGGTTTTCCAACGGATATGCAATCCCAAATAATGTCTTTAATGACAGTTAGTGACGGTATTAGTATTATAACAGAAAATATATTTGAAAATAGATATAAACACGCCTATGAGTTAATTCGAATGGGGGCAAACATTAAGATTGATGGTAGAGTAGCAATTATTAAAGGGGTACCAAAGTTAACAGGAGCAAATGTAACTGCCAATGATTTAAGGGGTGGAGCTGCTTTGATTTTAGCAGGATTAGTGGCAGAAGGTACTACAATTATCGAAAATACAAAGCATATTGAAAGAGGATATGATAACATAGAAGAAGCTTTAAAAAGTGTGGGGGCCAAAATCCAAAGGTTATAA
- a CDS encoding cell division protein FtsQ/DivIB yields MDYREIRREKKIRNRKVKRSITIVFFVIIFLLWGIYYLLQSDLLNLKELEVYGNHMITKEEILRTPELSIERNIFQYKPSHIKHQIELHPYVEEAHIKRKLPATIIITVKEREKYAIIPYMGSFIYIDHNKVVLEVSDDYLAEDLVLITGVAFNSFKIGDKLDISNEELLDRAMEYIEASKIVSIADIISEINIDQEGYIKLITFDGIEFLLSNREDPAYTILALKEVLTNLYATNKKNVIVDMRYKGQISIRSREQWEEDR; encoded by the coding sequence ATGGATTATAGAGAGATTAGAAGAGAGAAAAAAATAAGAAATAGGAAGGTTAAGAGAAGTATTACTATTGTTTTTTTTGTTATTATATTTTTGTTATGGGGAATATATTATTTACTTCAATCGGACTTATTGAATTTAAAGGAACTTGAAGTTTATGGAAATCACATGATAACCAAGGAAGAAATTCTACGCACTCCTGAACTCTCCATAGAAAGAAATATTTTTCAATATAAACCCTCCCATATAAAACACCAAATAGAACTACATCCCTATGTTGAAGAGGCCCATATCAAAAGGAAATTGCCTGCAACCATTATTATTACTGTGAAGGAAAGAGAAAAATATGCTATAATACCCTATATGGGATCATTTATTTATATTGATCACAATAAAGTAGTACTAGAGGTTTCGGATGATTACCTAGCTGAGGATTTAGTTTTAATTACAGGTGTAGCATTTAATAGCTTTAAGATAGGTGATAAACTGGATATAAGTAATGAGGAATTATTAGATAGAGCTATGGAGTACATTGAAGCATCCAAGATAGTGTCTATTGCCGACATAATTTCAGAAATCAACATTGATCAAGAAGGTTATATAAAGCTCATTACCTTTGATGGTATCGAATTCTTATTGTCCAATAGGGAAGATCCTGCGTATACGATATTAGCATTAAAGGAAGTATTAACAAATTTATATGCAACCAATAAAAAAAATGTTATAGTTGATATGCGTTATAAAGGACAAATATCTATAAGAAGTAGAGAGCAATGGGAGGAAGATAGATGA
- a CDS encoding DUF881 domain-containing protein has product MNLKGKVAIGLLCGILGLIISMQFNVVRNTTGSGFLSTQKAQQLAMELRNLRNEKERLNEELTNLEKRLKEYEMSEADENLIIKNLKRDLEKYQLLAGYKEGEGPGVVVTIDDPPNEYFMGGEGSFIMYNYDLLLEIINMLNAAGAEAIAINDQRYIASTEIYYSSDNLLVNSVPVRPPFVIKAVGNPETLEAALNIRYGVVWGMRQYYNLQVNIRKENSVTMPRYSRVIQYQYAKPIESP; this is encoded by the coding sequence ATGAATTTAAAAGGTAAGGTTGCTATAGGATTACTTTGTGGTATATTAGGGCTCATTATATCTATGCAATTTAATGTTGTGAGAAATACAACTGGTAGTGGTTTTTTATCTACACAAAAAGCCCAACAATTGGCTATGGAATTGAGGAACTTAAGGAATGAAAAGGAACGATTGAATGAAGAACTTACAAATTTAGAAAAACGTTTAAAGGAATATGAAATGTCTGAGGCCGATGAAAACTTAATTATTAAAAATCTCAAAAGAGATTTAGAGAAATATCAATTATTGGCAGGATACAAAGAAGGAGAAGGACCTGGGGTTGTGGTTACAATTGATGATCCTCCAAATGAGTATTTTATGGGGGGAGAAGGCAGCTTTATTATGTATAACTATGATCTTTTATTAGAGATAATTAATATGTTAAATGCTGCTGGAGCAGAAGCTATAGCGATTAATGATCAAAGATACATTGCCTCAACTGAAATATACTATTCCTCTGACAATCTTCTTGTTAACTCTGTGCCTGTAAGGCCTCCATTCGTTATTAAAGCTGTAGGGAATCCGGAAACATTAGAAGCAGCACTGAATATACGATATGGTGTGGTGTGGGGTATGAGACAATATTATAATTTACAAGTTAACATAAGAAAAGAAAATTCCGTAACGATGCCAAGATATAGTAGGGTTATTCAATACCAATATGCTAAGCCGATAGAGTCTCCTTAG
- a CDS encoding DUF881 domain-containing protein: MKSLYEKFVILFMFLILGFTIVLQFRNDVEDYSFVSLKTMSDLNGAINKEREEIGNLRGLIASQENKLKEYQRALEEDGSIKEVLSNEINTMKLISGFMDVEGPGIIIKLSDSERELYEGERPDDLVVHDGDVLTILNDLKVAGAEVLSINGQRFLNTSEVKCTGPTITINNYSYGQPFVIRAIGDPQTLDAAIKAPDSYALGLTEIYGLNVESYTSDKVRISKYRGDIAFKYIKPMEGE, from the coding sequence ATGAAATCTTTATATGAAAAATTTGTTATTCTATTTATGTTTTTGATATTAGGCTTTACTATTGTATTGCAATTTAGAAATGATGTGGAGGACTATAGTTTTGTCAGTTTAAAAACAATGAGTGACTTAAATGGTGCCATCAATAAGGAAAGAGAAGAAATAGGGAATTTAAGGGGATTAATAGCTTCTCAGGAAAACAAACTTAAGGAATACCAACGGGCATTAGAAGAAGATGGCAGTATTAAAGAAGTACTAAGTAATGAAATCAACACAATGAAGCTAATAAGTGGCTTCATGGATGTAGAAGGACCTGGAATTATTATTAAATTAAGTGATAGCGAAAGAGAGCTTTATGAAGGAGAACGTCCAGATGATCTAGTTGTTCATGATGGAGATGTGTTGACCATCTTGAATGACCTAAAAGTAGCTGGGGCTGAGGTATTATCTATTAACGGCCAGAGATTTTTAAACACTTCAGAAGTCAAGTGCACGGGGCCAACAATAACAATTAATAACTATAGCTATGGACAACCCTTCGTGATTAGAGCTATAGGTGATCCTCAAACATTAGATGCGGCTATAAAGGCACCAGATTCCTATGCTTTGGGTTTAACTGAAATCTATGGTTTGAATGTAGAGTCCTATACGAGTGATAAAGTAAGAATATCCAAATACCGAGGGGATATAGCTTTTAAATATATAAAACCAATGGAAGGGGAGTAA
- a CDS encoding small basic family protein translates to MLFAIIGLMLGVFLGLYLPITYPATYSLYISVAILAALDSVFGALRASVENKFNTNIFVSGFFGNAILAGFLAYIGDRLGVPLYYAAIFAFGVRLFQNFAILRRHLLEKIQSR, encoded by the coding sequence ATGTTATTTGCAATCATTGGTCTAATGTTGGGAGTTTTTTTAGGTTTATATTTACCCATCACTTATCCAGCCACCTATTCTCTATATATTTCTGTAGCGATTTTAGCAGCACTTGACTCTGTTTTTGGAGCCTTAAGAGCCAGTGTTGAAAATAAATTCAATACAAATATTTTTGTTTCTGGTTTTTTCGGCAATGCTATATTGGCTGGATTTTTAGCATATATAGGTGATCGCTTAGGGGTACCCCTATATTATGCAGCAATTTTTGCCTTTGGTGTAAGGTTGTTTCAAAACTTTGCTATTTTGCGGAGACATCTATTGGAAAAAATACAATCCCGATAA
- the ftsZ gene encoding cell division protein FtsZ, protein MLEFDVDMDQFAQIKVIGVGGGGNNAVNRMIETGLKGVEFIAINTDKQALFTSKAEHKIQIGEKLTRGLGAGANPEIGKKAAEESREDIHKLLQGADMVFITAGMGGGTGTGAAPIVAEVAKELGILTVGVVTKPFTFEGKRRMLHAEQGSQELKNRVDTLVTIPNDRLLQVIEKKTTMLDAFRIADDVLKQGVQGISDLIAVPGLVNLDFADVKTIMKEQGLAHMGIGRASGENRAAEAAKQAIQSPLLETSIQGAKGVLLNITGGSSLGLFEVNEAAELVTQAADQDANIIFGAVINEELKDEIRITVIATGFEQGLVKNPDNPNRSTLQEATSNKEVAAGESKVKQVDELDIPIFLRRNNK, encoded by the coding sequence GTGTTAGAATTTGACGTAGATATGGATCAATTTGCTCAAATTAAAGTAATTGGCGTTGGAGGAGGAGGTAACAATGCTGTTAATCGCATGATAGAAACAGGACTTAAAGGTGTTGAATTTATCGCCATTAACACAGATAAACAAGCATTATTTACCTCGAAGGCTGAACATAAAATACAAATAGGCGAAAAATTGACAAGAGGATTAGGAGCAGGGGCCAATCCTGAAATTGGAAAGAAGGCTGCTGAAGAAAGTAGAGAAGATATTCATAAATTACTCCAAGGAGCTGACATGGTTTTTATTACTGCTGGCATGGGTGGAGGAACAGGTACAGGTGCTGCTCCTATTGTTGCCGAAGTAGCTAAGGAGTTAGGTATCTTAACTGTTGGTGTAGTAACAAAGCCCTTTACTTTTGAAGGCAAGAGAAGAATGCTCCATGCTGAACAGGGAAGTCAAGAGTTAAAGAATAGAGTAGATACTTTAGTAACAATTCCAAACGATAGATTGTTACAGGTAATAGAAAAAAAGACAACGATGTTAGATGCCTTTAGAATAGCAGATGATGTTTTAAAGCAGGGTGTCCAGGGGATATCGGATTTGATTGCTGTTCCTGGATTAGTAAACCTTGACTTTGCAGATGTTAAAACTATTATGAAGGAACAGGGCTTAGCCCATATGGGAATAGGAAGAGCTAGTGGAGAAAATCGAGCTGCAGAAGCAGCAAAGCAGGCTATACAAAGTCCGTTACTAGAGACCTCTATACAAGGAGCTAAAGGGGTATTATTAAACATTACTGGAGGATCTAGCTTAGGATTATTTGAAGTGAATGAAGCAGCAGAGCTGGTAACTCAAGCTGCTGATCAGGATGCTAATATTATTTTTGGTGCTGTTATTAACGAAGAGTTAAAGGATGAAATAAGAATTACAGTTATAGCAACAGGCTTTGAGCAAGGCCTAGTTAAAAATCCCGATAATCCAAACAGAAGCACTTTACAGGAAGCTACTAGTAATAAAGAAGTGGCAGCAGGGGAAAGTAAAGTAAAACAAGTAGATGAATTGGATATCCCTATCTTTTTAAGACGCAATAATAAATAA
- the spoIIGA gene encoding sigma-E processing peptidase SpoIIGA produces the protein MVVYAEYVFLENFIMNFIILSLTSKFGKYPTKKIKLLIASSISALYAFIIFFPSLHFLFSIIMKIACSMIIIVLAFTPYKFKDFFRLVGVFYTITLIFGGAGFAIFYFTNFNGIISNGIFYITNISIKNIFIAGGVGYILINFCWGYIQKQLSKEKILMKIKIEIDGIMTELTGMVDTGNSLVDPISQYPVIIVEYDAIVDLLPIEIQKIFNCAGTPNFTQIAVLLNSSSWTTRLRMIPYNALGTENGMLIGFKPDYVSIQQKENMKNVKDIIIAVYNRKLSKAGEYRALLHPDLIETY, from the coding sequence ATGGTAGTTTATGCAGAGTATGTTTTTTTAGAAAATTTCATTATGAACTTTATAATATTATCCCTTACATCTAAGTTTGGGAAATATCCAACAAAAAAAATAAAACTACTGATTGCTTCATCTATTAGTGCTTTGTATGCTTTTATAATTTTTTTTCCATCCTTACATTTTTTGTTTTCTATTATTATGAAAATAGCCTGTTCTATGATTATTATCGTTTTAGCATTTACTCCTTATAAATTCAAAGATTTTTTTAGATTGGTGGGGGTTTTTTATACAATCACCTTGATTTTTGGTGGGGCCGGATTTGCTATTTTTTACTTTACCAATTTTAATGGGATTATCAGTAATGGAATTTTTTATATTACCAATATTTCTATAAAAAATATTTTTATTGCCGGTGGAGTAGGTTATATTCTTATTAATTTTTGTTGGGGTTATATACAAAAACAGCTGTCTAAAGAAAAAATATTGATGAAAATAAAAATTGAAATTGATGGTATAATGACAGAACTTACTGGAATGGTGGACACAGGGAATTCTTTGGTAGATCCCATAAGTCAGTATCCAGTAATCATTGTAGAATACGATGCTATTGTGGATTTATTGCCTATAGAAATACAGAAAATATTTAATTGTGCTGGAACCCCAAATTTTACTCAAATAGCTGTATTGTTAAATAGCAGCAGTTGGACAACAAGACTTCGAATGATTCCCTATAATGCGTTAGGAACTGAAAATGGTATGCTCATAGGCTTCAAACCTGATTATGTTTCTATTCAGCAGAAAGAAAATATGAAAAATGTTAAAGATATAATTATTGCTGTCTACAACAGAAAATTATCCAAAGCAGGAGAGTACAGAGCACTGTTACATCCTGATTTAATAGAAACATATTAG
- the sigE gene encoding RNA polymerase sporulation sigma factor SigE, protein MYRYYSIKILKYLKLFSEETIYYIGGNETLPPPLSNDEENFLIEKLKDDKSTVRTILIERNLRLVVYIARKFENTGVGVEDLISIGTIGLIKAVNTFNPEKNIKLATYASRCIENEILMYLRRNSKVRMEVSFDEPLNIDWDGNELLLSDILGTDNDIIYRFLEEEIDKELLKVALDKLSKREKRIMELRFGLNNGKEKTQKEVADILGISQSYISRLEKRIVSRLKKEINRMV, encoded by the coding sequence ATGTACCGATATTACTCTATTAAAATTTTAAAATATCTAAAATTATTTTCTGAAGAAACGATTTATTATATTGGTGGGAATGAGACTTTACCCCCTCCGTTGTCTAATGATGAAGAAAATTTTTTGATTGAAAAATTAAAGGATGATAAGAGTACGGTAAGAACTATTTTAATTGAAAGAAATTTAAGATTAGTAGTTTATATAGCTAGAAAATTTGAAAATACTGGTGTAGGGGTGGAGGATCTGATTTCCATTGGTACTATTGGTTTAATCAAGGCAGTTAATACCTTCAATCCAGAAAAAAATATTAAATTAGCAACCTATGCTTCAAGATGTATAGAAAATGAAATTTTAATGTATTTGAGAAGAAATAGCAAAGTAAGGATGGAGGTTTCCTTTGATGAACCCTTAAATATTGATTGGGATGGTAATGAATTGCTTTTATCAGATATATTAGGAACGGATAATGATATTATTTATCGATTTTTAGAAGAGGAAATAGATAAAGAACTGTTAAAAGTTGCATTAGATAAATTATCCAAAAGAGAAAAAAGAATTATGGAACTTCGTTTTGGTTTAAATAATGGAAAGGAAAAAACACAAAAAGAAGTTGCAGATATTTTAGGAATTTCACAATCTTATATTTCTAGACTAGAAAAAAGGATTGTATCTAGGTTGAAAAAAGAAATCAATCGTATGGTTTAG